One segment of Scleropages formosus chromosome 23, fSclFor1.1, whole genome shotgun sequence DNA contains the following:
- the galnt12 gene encoding polypeptide N-acetylgalactosaminyltransferase 12: MALFGRRSRSKLMLFIFGVCVVGYVIFSRNSEVEAPIKRGISTHEYRDKDDEALKRPVYDKPPLDLNALGEMGRAVKLDLNDEEQRKQEESIKKHQINTYLSDRISLHRRLPERWNPLCRDLKYDYRNLPSTSVVIAFYNEAWSTLLRTVHSVLETSPDVLLREIILVDDYSDQEHLKQPLEDYISKLQKVRLIRARKREGLVRARLLGASIATGHVLTFLDCHCECHEGWLEPLLHRIKEEETAVVCPVIDVIDWNTFQYLGNSGEPQIGGFDWRLVFTWHPIPEYEQKRRRSQTDVIRSPTMAGGLFAVSKNYFQYLGTYDTGMEVWGGENLEFSFRIWQCGGSLEIHPCSHVGHVFPKKAPYSRSKALANSVRAAEVWMDGYKELYYHRNPHARLEAFGDVTSRRKLRQQLGCKDFKWYLENVYPDLNVPEDQPGMFGMLKNKGMQNHCFDYNPPEEHKVVGHRVILYPCHGMGQNQFFEYSSQNEIRYNTREPSGCVTVDSGTDYLTVQLCSKPRQPVPEEHKFVLKEDGTLYHVVTNKCVEAVQKSNSGGPAPVLRPCSDSIYQKWFFMERT, encoded by the exons ATGGCGCTTTTTGGTCGGAGGAGCCGCTCTAAGCTTATGCTCTTCATTTTTGGCGTCTGCGTGGTCGGATATGTGATATTTTCCAGGAACTCGGAGGTGGAGGCGCCCATCAAGCGGGGAATTTCTACGCACGAATACCGCGACAAGGACGACGAGGCACTAAAAAGACCGGTTTATGACAAGCCCCCGCTCGATTTAAACGCTCTGGGTGAGATGGGCAGAGCGGTCAAACTGGACTTGAACGACGAGGAGCAGCGAAAGCAGGAGGAAAGTATAAAAAAGCACCAGATCAACACGTATCTGAGCGACAGGATCTCCCTCCACCGCAGGCTGCCTGAACGCTGGAACCCGCT TTGCAGAGATCTCAAGTATGATTACCGCAACCTGCCCTCCACATCGGTGGTGATTGCTTTCTACAATGAAGCATGGTCCACGCTACTGCGTACTGTGCACAGCGTGCTGGAGACCTCACCAGATGTGCTGCTGCGTGAGATCATCCTGGTTGATGACTACAGTGACCAAG AACACTTGAAACAGCCTCTTGAGGATTACATCTCCAAGCTGCAGAAAGTGCGACTCATCCGTGCTAGGAAGAGGGAAGGTTTGGTGAGGGCACGACTCCTGGGGGCCTCCATCGCTACAGGGCATGTGCTCACGTTCCTGGACTGCCACTGTGAGTGCCATGAGGGCTGGCTAGAACCCCTTCTCCACAG gataaaggaggaggagacggCTGTGGTATGCCCTGTTATAGATGTGATTGACTGGAACACCTTCCAGTATCTGGGCAACTCTGGAGAACCCCAGATTGGTGGCTTTGATTGGCGGCTGGTGTTTACCTGGCATCCGATTCCTGAGTACGAGCAGAAGAGGCGACGGTCCCAAACCGACGTTATCAG GTCTCCCACAATGGCTGGTGGCCTGTTTGCTGTCAGTAAGAACTACTTCCAGTACCTAGGCACATACGATACAGGAATGGAGGTGTGGGGAGGGGAGAACCTGGAATTCTCCTTCAGG ATTTGGCAGTGTGGAGGCAGCCTGGAGATCCACCCCTGCTCCCATGTGGGACATGTGTTTCCTAAGAAGGCCCCTTACTCTCGCAGCAAGGCCCTTGCCAACAGTGTGCGTGCTGCTGAGGTCTGGATGGATGGGTATAAGGAGCTGTACTATCACCGCAACCCCCATGCTCGTCTG GAGGCTTTCGGAGATGTGACCTCCAGGAGGAAGCTCAGGCAGCAGCTGGGTTGCAAGGATTTCAAGTGGTACCTGGAGAATGTCTACCCTGACTTAAATGTCCCAGAAGACCAGCCAGGGATGTTTGGCATG CTGAAGAACAAAGGGATGCAAAACCACTGCTTTGATTACAACCCCCCTGAAGAACACAAAGTGGTGGGTCATCGAGTCATTCTTTATCCGTGCCATGGCATGGGTCAGAACCAG TTCTTTGAGTACTCCAGTCAGAACGAGATTCGGTACAACACGCGAGAACCATCAGGCTGCGTCACGGTGGACTCTGGGACTGATTACCTGACGGTGCAGCTGTGCAGCAAGCCCAGACAGCCTGTGCCTGAAGAACACAAGTTTgttctgaaagag